The following proteins come from a genomic window of Leptospira bandrabouensis:
- a CDS encoding adhesin OmpL37 family surface protein yields MRTFFFLLLLYLSFGSGSYANGNLQVAFGAEENYLLVHSLDSSIVHLGSPEEKEEYREIINEYLRFKSLHIQGKYSDAYLAVRSTQFKLINLYDKILTKNLNLVRSELILLGGKSRDKEKTQTRAFLRLALRDISEAEQKLIMARNTRPLLYLLKLREMLFALKILKHAGKFVIFLNLLHDGKFMDSIEFSDFDTIESELIRGFGNTNNRLLALHYDNSFLPFGEESIYESMMSNYKSPEIKKD; encoded by the coding sequence GTGCGAACTTTTTTCTTCCTGCTCCTCCTATACTTAAGTTTCGGCAGCGGTAGTTATGCGAATGGAAACTTACAAGTGGCATTTGGCGCAGAAGAAAACTATCTTTTAGTTCATTCTCTTGATTCCAGCATTGTTCACTTAGGAAGTCCTGAAGAAAAAGAAGAATACAGAGAAATCATAAATGAGTATTTGCGATTCAAAAGTCTACACATCCAAGGTAAATACAGCGATGCTTATTTGGCCGTAAGGTCTACCCAATTCAAACTCATAAACTTATATGATAAGATTCTAACTAAAAACTTAAACCTAGTTCGATCGGAATTGATTTTACTCGGTGGAAAATCTAGAGATAAAGAGAAAACACAAACAAGAGCATTCTTACGTTTAGCGTTACGAGATATCAGTGAAGCCGAACAGAAGTTAATCATGGCAAGAAACACTCGCCCTCTCCTCTATTTACTAAAACTTCGAGAAATGTTATTTGCTTTGAAAATCTTAAAACATGCAGGAAAGTTTGTCATTTTTTTAAACCTTCTGCACGATGGAAAGTTTATGGATTCCATTGAATTTTCTGATTTTGATACTATTGAATCAGAACTCATTCGTGGATTTGGGAACACAAACAACAGATTATTAGCTCTTCATTATGATAATTCCTTTCTTCCTTTTGGAGAAGAAAGTATCTATGAATCGATGATGTCTAATTATAAATCACCAGAAATCAAAAAAGACTAA
- a CDS encoding ABC-F family ATP-binding cassette domain-containing protein, with amino-acid sequence MIKISGLNKQFNGKVLFDDLQFSVNRGERVGLVGRNGHGKSTLVQIILGKTEPDSGNITIPKGYRIGHLEQHLVFTKPTVLEECALGLPEGDEYETWKVERILFGLGFSEKDMERSPEEFSGGYQIRMNLAKLLVSAPDMLILDEPNNYLDIVTIRWLEEFLREWEGEIILITHDRSFMDSVVTHTVAIHRSKAIKVQGNTEKLYTQINQAEEIYEKTRLNEAKKRKQEEIFIAKFKAKASFASRTQSRVKKLEKQGEMKALDNIEDMELYFNSAPFSANQMLSVEEVSFSYNGTSPYLFENFSLSVGPEDRICIIGKNGKGKSTLLKLIAGELQPVSGEVKKHPILKEGYFGQTNKLNMNESNTVVQEIMSADPNCSEGKARNIAGGLMFSEDLALKKIKVLSGGEKSRVLLGKILVTPCHLLYLDEPTNHLDMQSCDSLIEAIDNFDGSVIMVTHNEMHLRAVATKLIVFDDDRVFVYDGGYDDFLSDIGWKDETV; translated from the coding sequence ATGATTAAAATATCTGGTTTAAACAAACAATTCAATGGCAAAGTTTTATTCGATGATTTACAATTCAGCGTCAACCGTGGCGAACGAGTAGGACTTGTCGGTCGCAATGGACATGGAAAATCCACCTTAGTCCAAATCATTCTAGGTAAAACAGAGCCAGACTCAGGCAATATCACCATCCCCAAAGGATACCGAATCGGCCATTTGGAACAACACTTAGTTTTTACAAAACCAACCGTATTAGAAGAGTGTGCACTGGGACTACCAGAGGGTGATGAATACGAAACTTGGAAGGTGGAACGGATTCTATTTGGGCTTGGCTTTTCCGAAAAAGACATGGAACGAAGTCCTGAAGAATTTTCCGGTGGTTACCAAATTCGAATGAATTTAGCTAAACTTCTTGTGTCGGCACCTGATATGCTCATCTTAGATGAACCAAACAACTATTTGGATATTGTCACCATACGCTGGTTAGAGGAATTCCTTCGTGAATGGGAAGGTGAGATCATTCTGATTACCCACGATAGAAGTTTTATGGACAGTGTTGTAACTCATACGGTAGCCATTCATAGAAGCAAAGCAATTAAGGTGCAAGGTAACACAGAAAAGTTATACACACAAATCAACCAAGCCGAAGAAATTTACGAAAAAACTAGACTGAACGAAGCTAAAAAACGCAAACAAGAAGAAATTTTCATCGCAAAGTTCAAAGCAAAGGCAAGTTTTGCAAGCCGCACCCAATCTCGTGTTAAAAAATTAGAAAAACAAGGTGAAATGAAAGCACTAGACAATATTGAAGATATGGAACTCTATTTTAATAGTGCCCCATTCTCCGCCAATCAAATGTTAAGTGTAGAAGAGGTTTCATTTTCTTATAACGGAACATCTCCCTATTTGTTTGAAAATTTTTCTCTAAGTGTTGGACCAGAAGATCGTATTTGTATTATTGGGAAAAACGGAAAAGGTAAGTCCACATTACTCAAGTTAATTGCAGGGGAACTGCAACCGGTTTCAGGTGAAGTCAAAAAACATCCCATTTTGAAAGAAGGATATTTTGGCCAAACCAATAAATTAAACATGAACGAAAGTAATACGGTTGTCCAAGAAATTATGAGTGCTGACCCGAATTGTTCAGAAGGAAAGGCTCGTAACATTGCTGGTGGACTTATGTTTTCGGAAGACCTTGCGCTAAAAAAAATCAAAGTTCTTTCCGGGGGAGAAAAGAGCCGGGTACTCCTTGGAAAAATTTTGGTCACACCTTGTCACCTTTTGTATTTGGATGAACCGACAAACCACTTGGATATGCAGTCTTGTGATTCCCTCATTGAGGCCATTGATAACTTTGATGGCTCAGTGATTATGGTAACACATAATGAAATGCACTTGCGCGCTGTAGCCACAAAACTAATTGTATTCGATGATGACCGAGTTTTTGTCTATGATGGGGGTTATGACGACTTCCTCTCAGACATTGGCTGGAAGGATGAAACTGTTTGA
- a CDS encoding ABC transporter ATP-binding protein, whose product MKSILTLKQVSKSYDNGFQALKDVHWEVKEGEIHALLGPNGAGKTTLINLICGIVSPSSGEVIVDGFNIISEFKKTRSLIGLVPQELSVHAFETVWASVSFTRGLYGKPANPKYIEEVLKSLSLWDKKDQRIMTLSGGMKRRVLIAKALSHEPKILFLDEPSAGVDVELRKDMWKIVESLRKNGVTIILTTHYIEEAESIADRISVIRKGEIFLTEDKDRLMKQLGTKQLRIELKKNLKQIPKALSKYELELVDNHSALVFTYDRSDDSSLITKLLDDLKKLKIQFSDLSTKQSSLEEIFVQLLQEAV is encoded by the coding sequence TTGAAATCGATCCTCACTCTAAAACAAGTTTCCAAGTCTTATGACAACGGATTCCAAGCGTTAAAAGATGTTCATTGGGAAGTAAAAGAGGGCGAAATCCATGCCCTTCTTGGCCCAAATGGAGCAGGGAAAACCACTTTAATCAATTTGATTTGTGGCATAGTCTCACCAAGCTCTGGTGAGGTGATTGTTGACGGTTTTAATATCATCAGTGAGTTCAAAAAAACGAGATCTCTCATAGGCCTTGTTCCCCAAGAGCTCAGTGTACACGCATTTGAGACGGTTTGGGCCAGTGTATCATTCACTCGTGGATTGTATGGTAAACCAGCCAATCCCAAATACATCGAGGAAGTTTTAAAATCCCTTTCTCTTTGGGATAAAAAAGACCAAAGAATTATGACTTTATCTGGCGGGATGAAACGAAGAGTTCTTATCGCCAAAGCCTTGTCACACGAACCAAAAATTCTTTTTTTGGACGAACCAAGTGCCGGTGTTGATGTGGAACTTCGAAAAGATATGTGGAAAATTGTAGAATCCCTTAGAAAAAATGGGGTAACGATTATCCTCACCACACATTATATCGAAGAGGCAGAATCGATTGCCGACCGGATCTCTGTGATTAGAAAGGGAGAGATATTTCTCACCGAAGACAAGGACCGGCTCATGAAACAACTTGGAACCAAACAACTTCGGATTGAACTTAAAAAAAATCTAAAACAAATTCCAAAAGCACTTTCGAAGTATGAATTGGAACTTGTTGATAATCATTCCGCTCTTGTATTTACTTATGATCGTTCGGATGATAGTAGTCTCATTACCAAACTTTTGGATGATTTGAAAAAACTGAAAATCCAATTCAGTGATTTAAGCACAAAACAAAGTTCATTGGAAGAAATCTTTGTTCAATTGTTACAGGAGGCTGTATGA
- a CDS encoding ABC transporter permease has translation MNFYAIKSIYRFEMARTFRTLLQSIASPVLSTSLYFIVFGSAIGSRIQEIDGIHYGSFIVPGLVMLSLLTESISNASFGIYFPKFNGTIYEILSAPVTMWEVVIGYVGAAATKSLMLGVLMLITASFFVPIRIDHPILMVFFLVLTCISFSLFGFVIGIWADSFEKLQMIPMLVITPLVFLGGSFYSIQMLPPFWQKLSMFNPVLYLVSGFRYSFFERADVALSVSISMILMFLTLCLTVTWVIFRTGYKIKN, from the coding sequence ATGAATTTTTACGCAATTAAGTCTATCTATAGATTCGAGATGGCTAGAACCTTTCGAACTCTTTTACAAAGTATTGCTTCTCCTGTGCTTTCGACTTCTTTATACTTTATTGTCTTTGGATCGGCCATAGGTTCGCGGATCCAAGAAATCGACGGAATCCACTATGGAAGTTTTATTGTTCCTGGACTTGTGATGTTGTCCTTACTGACTGAGAGTATTTCGAATGCTTCCTTTGGAATTTATTTCCCGAAATTCAATGGAACTATCTATGAGATTCTATCGGCTCCTGTGACTATGTGGGAAGTAGTGATTGGATATGTTGGAGCAGCGGCCACAAAATCACTGATGCTTGGTGTGTTAATGCTCATAACCGCATCCTTTTTTGTTCCCATCCGCATAGATCATCCTATTCTGATGGTGTTTTTTCTTGTTTTAACTTGCATTAGTTTTAGTTTGTTCGGTTTTGTGATTGGAATTTGGGCAGATAGTTTTGAAAAACTCCAAATGATTCCAATGTTAGTCATTACACCACTTGTATTTCTTGGTGGAAGTTTTTATTCCATACAAATGTTACCACCATTCTGGCAAAAACTGAGTATGTTTAACCCTGTTTTGTATTTGGTCAGTGGGTTTCGTTATAGTTTTTTTGAAAGAGCAGATGTTGCACTTTCCGTGAGTATTTCCATGATCCTTATGTTTTTGACTTTATGTTTGACTGTGACTTGGGTTATCTTTCGCACAGGATATAAAATCAAAAACTAA
- a CDS encoding FKBP-type peptidyl-prolyl cis-trans isomerase: MKFISRILLFSFLVLVFPIQSAEKDFQIIDLVVGKGEEAFSGSYVTVHYVGKLTNGTKFDSSRDRNRPFEFNLGAGEVVKGWDKGIKGMRVGGKRKLIIPPELGYGSKKVGNIPPDSTLIFEVELLKIY, translated from the coding sequence ATGAAGTTCATTAGCCGAATTCTTTTATTTTCCTTTTTAGTTTTGGTATTTCCCATACAATCTGCTGAAAAGGACTTCCAAATCATCGATCTCGTTGTTGGAAAAGGAGAAGAAGCCTTTTCTGGTTCCTATGTGACAGTTCACTACGTGGGCAAACTCACCAACGGTACTAAATTTGATAGTTCCCGTGATCGCAACCGACCTTTTGAATTCAATCTTGGGGCCGGAGAAGTAGTGAAAGGTTGGGACAAAGGTATCAAAGGAATGCGAGTCGGTGGAAAAAGAAAACTCATCATTCCACCAGAGTTAGGTTATGGTAGTAAAAAGGTAGGGAACATTCCCCCTGACTCTACTCTCATCTTTGAAGTGGAACTTTTAAAGATCTATTAA
- a CDS encoding DUF1577 domain-containing protein — protein MRPMDQITGKEQKHHVILHYLMNQEMKANWNGQIQTMTVTQELPGGEEIIVDWSEVWPIGPGSSFILSKLLARYLELHCTFLKQLSPTKIQLHVDRVLIAKKERLNPRFTITEEGLVNVTNIVSSKTIIEANMFNIPTLVRVNFEDYRKRMMVRSGEAGTMDIFKSGMERKFDIVKSTQKILFIKDATSVESYRSDEDGFINYEDEIDEQVEKLAMTARDKKIKSELILPILYKNELEEIIPIGYYWLQTKENFITADDLTFYQTLIAEMIERIKDANLMTTVEKFPVLDLSTTGLKLRVGNSNLVETLPKQKGILLELVFKLQTPFRFFGKIAWAKKEESGDLLVGVEFSGKRTYAEKVRFEENIEIIKNSGKSAA, from the coding sequence ATGCGACCAATGGATCAAATCACAGGGAAAGAACAAAAACACCATGTGATATTACACTACTTAATGAATCAAGAAATGAAGGCCAATTGGAATGGACAAATCCAAACTATGACCGTCACACAGGAGTTACCCGGTGGTGAAGAAATTATAGTCGATTGGTCGGAAGTTTGGCCCATTGGACCGGGTTCTTCTTTTATCCTTTCGAAGTTACTGGCACGTTATTTAGAACTCCATTGCACATTTCTGAAACAACTTTCTCCAACTAAAATCCAACTACATGTTGATAGAGTCCTCATTGCCAAAAAAGAAAGATTAAATCCACGTTTTACGATTACAGAAGAAGGACTTGTCAACGTAACAAACATTGTCAGTTCCAAGACTATTATCGAAGCCAATATGTTTAATATCCCAACTCTTGTACGAGTTAACTTTGAAGACTATCGCAAACGAATGATGGTTAGGTCTGGCGAAGCAGGTACAATGGATATTTTTAAATCCGGTATGGAACGAAAGTTTGACATTGTGAAATCAACACAAAAAATCCTGTTTATCAAAGATGCGACAAGTGTCGAAAGTTATCGTTCAGATGAAGATGGGTTTATCAATTATGAAGACGAAATTGACGAACAAGTTGAAAAACTTGCGATGACAGCTCGTGACAAAAAAATAAAATCAGAGTTAATTCTTCCAATTCTTTATAAAAATGAATTAGAAGAAATCATTCCCATCGGATACTACTGGTTACAAACAAAAGAAAACTTCATTACTGCAGATGATTTAACATTCTACCAAACTTTAATTGCAGAAATGATAGAAAGAATCAAAGACGCCAATCTAATGACAACCGTAGAAAAATTTCCAGTTTTGGATTTATCCACAACGGGGTTAAAATTACGAGTTGGTAACAGTAATTTGGTGGAAACTTTACCAAAACAAAAAGGAATCCTTTTGGAATTGGTTTTTAAACTCCAAACACCTTTTCGGTTTTTTGGAAAAATTGCTTGGGCCAAAAAAGAAGAATCTGGTGATTTACTTGTCGGAGTGGAATTTTCCGGAAAACGAACCTATGCAGAAAAAGTTCGTTTTGAAGAAAATATAGAAATTATCAAAAATAGTGGAAAGTCCGCTGCGTAA
- a CDS encoding patatin-like phospholipase family protein, translated as MKGAFSGGVLHAWNRFLRPNYFDLVVGVSSGACAAAYYVSMPKEEPVKSQKALAVWYRDLSGRKLISFFHPFQGKTLLNQEYLIDFIFRKKVRLESETLDRKNVPHFAIAVSNLQTHSIEYIKATSSNVFDLLKAATSLPIATRGKHWLNGKLYSDAAILNPLPIQDIIEAGYKEIVVIMNSPIRHISGPLTRFTSLLAFPKHRTIRKMMRKLHHFHFNAAREIAVKPPKGVKIITVAPDGPLPVKLTTTIRAKLYKTALLGVRKGEEALQKILKRKLKK; from the coding sequence ATGAAGGGTGCCTTTTCCGGTGGCGTTTTACACGCATGGAATCGGTTTTTACGACCGAATTACTTTGATTTGGTGGTGGGAGTATCTTCTGGTGCTTGTGCCGCAGCCTATTATGTTTCCATGCCTAAAGAGGAGCCTGTCAAAAGTCAAAAAGCACTAGCAGTTTGGTATAGAGATTTATCAGGAAGGAAACTAATTTCTTTTTTTCACCCATTTCAGGGCAAAACTCTTCTGAACCAAGAATACTTAATTGATTTTATCTTTCGTAAAAAAGTGCGTTTGGAATCAGAAACATTAGATAGGAAAAATGTTCCTCATTTTGCCATTGCCGTAAGTAACCTTCAAACGCATTCCATTGAATATATTAAAGCTACTTCTTCAAATGTTTTTGATCTTTTGAAGGCTGCCACTTCTCTACCTATTGCAACTCGGGGCAAACATTGGTTAAATGGAAAATTATATTCCGACGCAGCGATTTTAAATCCACTGCCAATCCAGGATATTATTGAAGCAGGTTATAAAGAAATAGTGGTGATTATGAATTCACCTATTCGTCATATTTCTGGCCCATTAACTCGTTTTACAAGTTTACTGGCTTTTCCAAAACATAGAACGATTCGGAAGATGATGCGTAAACTTCACCACTTCCACTTCAATGCAGCTAGAGAAATTGCAGTTAAACCACCAAAGGGTGTAAAAATCATCACTGTGGCACCGGATGGACCTTTGCCGGTGAAACTCACTACAACCATTCGAGCGAAATTATACAAAACCGCTCTTCTCGGTGTTAGAAAAGGCGAAGAAGCATTACAAAAAATTTTAAAACGGAAATTGAAAAAATAA